TCTATTTAATTTGACCGTATAATTAACGCCCACGGTAGAGAACTAACGAACAAAAAAATGGATGTCATGTCTTACAGCTCGGCACACAAATATATCCGCGATCAGTAGTGAGACCTTGATGTCATAGATCGAATGTATCTTGCATATTTGCACCTATAAAAAATGACCCTCAAATTCCCCTCTCTATGGGCTAGGCAGCATATCCACTCGCAATTTTCGGCCCATGGTGTGGACAAAACCCACCACAGACTCAGACCAAAGTAGAGATGCTTGTATACTACTCCCGCCATTCCATAATGCAGTGTGTGtcgattttttgaaaagtcaaactttgcaaatttTAACCAAGTTTATCAAGAAAACTCTTCAGATATACAAtatcaaatatataaaatatgaaactacatcttatgCTGAATCTAATGATACATGTTTGGTATtatagatgtaaatatttttctccacaaacttggtcaaagtttatgaagtttgacttttcaaaaaatctatatgcacaATATTATGGagcggagggagtatatagtaacTTGTGGTTGTCTAATGGTTTTCTTAACATACAGAACCGTTTACCACTAGTCCAATTTTCTGATCGTTGTATGTTACATCACAAGAAATGTTCATATCTTAATAAGGGCATTATCACAGCTAGACTTCCAAGTATGACAAGAAATGTTCACGGACACTCAAAGCAACAAATTTTATTCAACTCGTGGAAACTAATATACATAGGGCCCGTACGTGGtgtaaaaatgcatgcatgctaCCGTAGACCGCAGTACCAATACGCATGCTACCCATGCATCTACTCAGTGCTTAGTGTAGAGCGTGACGTTGGTCCAACGCGACTCCATGCAGCTGGACTGGTCGTGGTGCTGCATGTACACCCCAAACTTGAAGTAGTAGGACTCGCTGGGGGTCACGCTGGTGCCGAACTTGTGCTTGCCGTCGATGTACACGGCCACCGTCGATGCCCGGACGTCGTGCACCACGTTTAGGCGGAACCACCGGTTGTAGATGTCGGGTTCGACCACCGTCCCGCTGTAGAAGCGCAGGACACCATTGTAGACGTGCAACATCAGTATCGTCGAGTGCGCGGCGCCCTCCTGGTTGTGGATCTGCATCACCGATGCGCCGGAGGTCCCCGACGGCACGTAGCCGTAGCCCTCGAACTGCCACACCCCCGACGAGTAGTCGTGGCCCTGACAGATCGAGAACAATCCATTTATATTTCTATGTGCGAGACCATGCAATTCCGATTTGGAGGTAGCGCTGCTATAGATGTTGACGGACAGTGTGCTTACCCGGAGCTTCACTTCGGAGCGAGGGTTGGTGTGGGTGGCGGTGTTGATGGGCTTGTCGTTTCGGTGCACCCAGAACGTCCGCACCCCGTTGCGGTACTGGAACCGCTGGCTCTCCGGCACGTTGGACGGGCTCTGCACCTGGAAGTCGCCATCGGTGAGCTCCACCTTCTCGAAGCCGGCGGTGGGGTTCCGGCTACCGCCGCTGGCTGCCGCGAGGAACGTGCAGCCCATGCCCACGAGAAGCACTAGCCATGGACTTGTGAGGGAGGCCATTGTCGCACTATGCCATGTAAGGAGGAAGTAGCAAGCAAGCTGACTAGCTTGTTCAGATGGATGTGGGAGAAGATCGATCGAGTTGTGAGCTTAAATAGCTAGCACTTGGCCAGTTTAGGGATCGACGTTCAGTTGTTTGACGTGCACCCTATGTATATTATATACTTTCCATGCACTTCCGTACGTAGTAGGCTAACTAATGAACCCCTTTTCTCTTTTGGATTTGTGATTTGATATTCATCAGAGAACACAAGTGTGGAAAGGGAGCAACCACCCTCGGAACGTCAGGAACAGGGCTCATGCGGACAGCGATAGTCGGTTGGCGACAACATCGGTACGTCAGTGCACACCAAACATGCTGCAACATTGTGTCATTGTTGCGCCAATATATTGCGACTCTGTGATAATCTGTGCGCCTCTAATTTTCAATACGATGATTAATTTTTGCTACGATTAACTTGTGCCCTTTTGTAGAAGAGCTCGCACTAGCTAGCTCCACTATAGATCTCAAGTTTGTATACTAGTATAAAATAAAATGATGTCTGTGTCACAGCTAAACTATATTTAAAATTATTGAAGCTAGCCACATAACTAGAATACTAGGCCCGTAAGGGATTCAATTACctgttttttttgaacttttttttacTGCCCTTATTTGAGCGACACGAGTGCACGGTGGTTTCACTATTGATTTCATCTTTTGCTTGGTGGGGTTGTTTAGGCACGTTTGGTTCTGTGCGCCGTTGCCATGACAGGTGTCCTTGTGAGGTTGACTGCCTATTCCATCGATGGACAAGTTGCCTTCTGGGCTTTTCTGGTGGGTCTCACGTTACCTTGAGCGGTGGTCTTTCAGATATTTTATTGAGTCTCCTCTCGCGCGAAGACTCGAGACGAGTGTGGTGCCACCGGTTGGCCGCCGTATATGCCTATAAAAGGGGTCTTCTCCTTCGTGGCGGTCGCTGCCTCGCCTCCTCGATCGCCTCCTCGCCCTACTGTCCCATCTACCCTAGCCTTTCAACTCCGATCTTTTGTCCGTGTGGAGCTGGTGGCAGGCGTACGGCCAAGGAGACGAAGCAACGGCGGCGTGCCACCGCCACCTCCGATGCACAGCAGCCACGGC
The sequence above is drawn from the Triticum aestivum cultivar Chinese Spring chromosome 7A, IWGSC CS RefSeq v2.1, whole genome shotgun sequence genome and encodes:
- the LOC123150667 gene encoding citrate-binding protein-like yields the protein MASLTSPWLVLLVGMGCTFLAAASGGSRNPTAGFEKVELTDGDFQVQSPSNVPESQRFQYRNGVRTFWVHRNDKPINTATHTNPRSEVKLRGHDYSSGVWQFEGYGYVPSGTSGASVMQIHNQEGAAHSTILMLHVYNGVLRFYSGTVVEPDIYNRWFRLNVVHDVRASTVAVYIDGKHKFGTSVTPSESYYFKFGVYMQHHDQSSCMESRWTNVTLYTKH